Sequence from the Halobaculum rubrum genome:
GACCCTCGGCTCCAGCCGATCGGGGGGAACGTCCCCTCGCTGTTGGACGAGGAGATGGGCGGCCGGTGTTTCTTCGCCGACCGCTGTCCGAAGGCGATGGCCGATTGCCTTCAACCGATCCCCGAGTACGACGCGGAACCCGGAACCGACGACCACGCCGTTCGCTGCGTGCTCGCACAACGGGAGTTCAGCGAGGCGGACGCGCTCCCGCCGGATCACTTCGACCGCAACGAGGAGGTGCGCGGCGATGAGTGAGTCCCCGCCCGGAGACCCGCTGCTCGAGGTCCACGGCCTGCGGAAGTACTACTACGAGAACGACTCGCTGTTCGATCGACTGCTCGGCCGGGACCCGTCCAGCGTGAAGGCCGTCGACGGCGTCGATCTGGAGGTGTACCCCGGGGAGACGCTCGGCGTCGTCGGCGAGTCCGGCTGCGGGAAGTCGACGACGGGCGAGACGCTCCTCAGACTGCGCGAGGCCACCGACGGCACCGTCCGCTTCGACGGCGAGGACGTCATGGAGATGGCCGGGGACGAACTGACGCGCTTCCGCAAGCGCGCGGGTATCGTCTTCCAGGACCCGTTCTCCAGCCTCGACCCGCGGATGACCGTCGGCGACATCGTGGGCGAGGGGTTGAAGATCCACGACATGCCCGAGGAGTCGCCGGACGACGGCCGCTCAAAGCGGGAATGGCGCCGCGACCGCGCGAAGGAACTGCTCGAACGCGTCGGCCTCTCGGCCGACCAGATCGATCGGTACCCACACGAGTTCTCCGGCGGGCAGCGCCAGCGCGTCGGCATCGCGCGCGCGCTCGCTCTCGACCCGGAGTTCATCGTGCTCGACGAGCCGGTCTCCGCGCTCGACGTGAGCGTGCAAGCGCAGATCCTGAACCTCCTGGAGGACCTCCAGGAGGACTTCGGGCTGACGTACCTGTTCATCGCCCACGACCTCTCGGTCGTGCGGCACATCTGCGACCGCGTCGCCGTGATGTACCTCGGCGAGGTGGTCGAGACCGGCCCGACCGACGACATCTTCGAGTCGCCGAAACACCCCTACACGAAGGCGCTGTTGGAGTCGGTTCCGCGCGCGTCCGTCGAGGAACAGGGGCGCCGCGTCGACGCGCTCCCGGGGGACGTTCCCTCGCCGCGGAACCCGCCGTCGGGCTGTCACTTCCGGACGCGCTGTCCGAAGGTGATCCAGCCGGCGACCGTCGACGTCCCGCAAGAGCAGTATCGCGGGATCATGAACCTCCGCGACCGCCTCGAACGCCAGGGGTTCACCGCCGACTCCGTCTGGGAGACGCTCGAAAGCGAGCACGACGGCGAGGACTTCGA
This genomic interval carries:
- a CDS encoding ABC transporter ATP-binding protein; translated protein: MSESPPGDPLLEVHGLRKYYYENDSLFDRLLGRDPSSVKAVDGVDLEVYPGETLGVVGESGCGKSTTGETLLRLREATDGTVRFDGEDVMEMAGDELTRFRKRAGIVFQDPFSSLDPRMTVGDIVGEGLKIHDMPEESPDDGRSKREWRRDRAKELLERVGLSADQIDRYPHEFSGGQRQRVGIARALALDPEFIVLDEPVSALDVSVQAQILNLLEDLQEDFGLTYLFIAHDLSVVRHICDRVAVMYLGEVVETGPTDDIFESPKHPYTKALLESVPRASVEEQGRRVDALPGDVPSPRNPPSGCHFRTRCPKVIQPATVDVPQEQYRGIMNLRDRLERQGFTADSVWETLESEHDGEDFERNTVVFKEAMREEFDLAGLSGATMDTVEDALEILANGRETEAADRLRDAFASPCEEEEPILTGGEHAAACHLFADEEYDRDLDPTDIGSAMGGMPAPDQSPTATGDVDDEPDLDSVDTATESDADDTAEPDTDDSQ